The following is a genomic window from Terriglobales bacterium.
GCGAAGACCATTCTGTGCTCGCCCCCTTTCCGTTGCTGATTGGAGAGGCAGAATGGGCGGCACTCGGCGCTCTGGCTGAGTCGCTCGCAGCGGAGGCGTTGGTCGCAGAGCGAGAACTCTTGTCGAGGCGGGACTTGCACCGACGATTGGGTCTGCCCCGCGCCATTCGCCGAGTGCTGCGCCGTTCCCAGCCGCCGGCCAACGGAGTTCGCGTCATGCGATTCGATTTTCACCCTACTGGGGACGGCTGGAGGCTCTCGGAAGTCAATGCAGATGTTCCCGGCGGATTCATTGAAGCGGGCGGTTTTGCCTCCCTGATGGCGGAACATTATGAAGGGGCGAAGGCGCTTCCCAATCCGGCGGAAGCCTATGTTCGGGAGACACTCGGGCACGCCGGTCCCGGGGCGCTGGTGGCCTTGGTGCATGCCACGGCATACGTAGACGACCGCGAAGTCATGGAATACCTGTGCCGCTGCTTTCGAAGTCGAGGAGCGCGCGCTGTCGCGGTTAGCCCGGTTCACCTCGCATGGCGTCACCAGCGGGCCGAGTTGAGCGTCGGCTTTGCGGGGCAGGTTCCAGACGCCGTAGTCCGATTCTTTCCCGCTGAGTGGATGCCGCAGCTTGCCAGCGAGTCGTGGGAGCCCTACTTCAACGGAAGTCGAACGCCGCTCAGCAATCCGGCGACAGCGCTCGTGCTGCAATCGAAGCGATTTCCCCTGATCTGGGATGATCTGCGAACCCCATTGCCTACCTGGCGCAAGGTGATGCCACCAAGCGAACTACCGGAAAGGATTACCGCGTTGCCGGACGATGAATGGGTGATCAAGCCGGCACTCGGGAGGATGGGAGAGGACATTGGCATGAGGGGCGTGACTCCATGCAGACAAATGGAGCAAATCGTCCGCCAAGCGACACGGAAACCTGAAGAATGGGTTCTGCAACGCCGCTTCGCGGTTACTCCTATGGTCGCCGAGGACGGGCCACTGTTTCCCTGCCTCGGGGTCTTCACGGTCGACGGAAAGCGAGCCGGGGTGTACGGCCGCGTGGCGCGGAAACCCTTGGTTGACCATGAAGCCCAAGACGCGGCCGTGCTTATTCATCCCAACGGAGGTCGCTCATGACTCGCGAGGAGATATTTGCAGTCTG
Proteins encoded in this region:
- a CDS encoding glutathionylspermidine synthase family protein, whose translation is MNLTLRPGPALSGEAWHKVRTRTIFDCCKWDVQCEDHSVLAPFPLLIGEAEWAALGALAESLAAEALVAERELLSRRDLHRRLGLPRAIRRVLRRSQPPANGVRVMRFDFHPTGDGWRLSEVNADVPGGFIEAGGFASLMAEHYEGAKALPNPAEAYVRETLGHAGPGALVALVHATAYVDDREVMEYLCRCFRSRGARAVAVSPVHLAWRHQRAELSVGFAGQVPDAVVRFFPAEWMPQLASESWEPYFNGSRTPLSNPATALVLQSKRFPLIWDDLRTPLPTWRKVMPPSELPERITALPDDEWVIKPALGRMGEDIGMRGVTPCRQMEQIVRQATRKPEEWVLQRRFAVTPMVAEDGPLFPCLGVFTVDGKRAGVYGRVARKPLVDHEAQDAAVLIHPNGGRS